The Janthinobacterium lividum genome has a window encoding:
- a CDS encoding EAL domain-containing protein produces the protein MFLRQFVNNNNAAVVEMSRADFLKANLRLILAWPLLGLILCAVLWTATLLQLEAEKKVAQQQALDSVSSLSKAYGQYLLRTLEQMDQLTLQLKYEWENSRGHLRLDQLKTQGMYALPQFAIVAILDRKGHPVTATAPLQRLRVNERSDFLLRHWRSNSSALRIALGRANAANAASEATASGADESLVHFTRRLEDVDGNFDGVLLISIHSSYFSEFYNSVSFGKFGMSAMVGEEGELFSTRLGSRVLPVQSGQGTPFLDTSFLESESGAMHSGGRIAFSDKQSRYVGWQALKAYPFTAVVGLSDGEMLHPYEETRTIYIGIALAVTVLLLAFAAVATVLSLRLAWRHHQSEGVRNAYRMATEGTSDGFYIIAALRGEDGSILDFEIVDCNEPGAGYFGVRREQLLGMRLQSRAHEPYFRDLIHNYRAAMVSGFSEEEIELPEGNPFKLRWIRRRLVRSGDRLAVTLQDISTAKEHERDLRRLANEDGLTGLPNRYWLQQFLPGALGRAAIARQMLALLFIDLDGFKDINDTQGHAEGDKVLRAASLRLKAVLRPGDHVVRLGGDEFVVVLDPVEDDSRAEQVAQRIAIAFDEPFYLGTERHKMGASIGISLYPRDGAETEVLLKNADIAMYAVKVAGKGHHRFFQPELFETIRNRRELEQSLVAALEQDQFLVVYQPRVDAMSGQLCSMEALVRWHHPQHGMVPPLEFIPVAESSGLISQLGEVVIEKVCLQMARWQASGLELVPVSINVSARQFGRGDVHQVLASALTRHRIDARLIEVEITESAMMDEQNRAVEQLSAIRALGVRLLVDDFGTGYSSLSQLQKFAMDGLKIDRAFTMELGRSEQGEVFVRAILSMAHALGMSVVAEGVETREQLDILRALQCNEVQGYFISRPVPAEQMLSLMHQRFLIPLPAPALTS, from the coding sequence ATGTTCTTGCGACAATTTGTAAATAATAATAACGCCGCCGTGGTGGAGATGAGCAGGGCCGATTTTCTCAAGGCCAACCTGCGCCTGATCCTGGCCTGGCCCCTGCTGGGACTTATCCTGTGCGCCGTGCTGTGGACGGCCACCTTGCTCCAGCTGGAGGCGGAAAAGAAGGTGGCGCAGCAGCAGGCGCTCGACAGCGTGTCATCGCTGTCGAAAGCGTATGGCCAGTATCTGCTGCGCACCCTGGAGCAGATGGACCAGCTGACCTTGCAGCTCAAGTATGAGTGGGAAAATTCGCGCGGCCACTTGCGTCTCGACCAATTGAAGACGCAGGGCATGTATGCCTTGCCGCAATTTGCCATCGTTGCCATCCTCGACCGCAAGGGCCATCCCGTGACGGCCACGGCGCCGCTGCAGCGCCTGCGGGTCAACGAGCGCAGCGATTTCCTGCTGCGCCATTGGCGCAGCAATTCCAGTGCGCTGCGCATCGCGCTGGGAAGGGCCAATGCGGCCAATGCAGCCAGCGAGGCCACGGCGTCGGGCGCCGATGAAAGCCTCGTGCATTTCACGCGCCGGCTGGAAGACGTGGATGGTAATTTTGACGGCGTGCTGCTCATCTCCATCCATTCCAGCTATTTTTCCGAATTCTACAACAGCGTCAGTTTCGGCAAGTTCGGCATGTCGGCCATGGTGGGCGAGGAGGGCGAGCTGTTCAGCACGCGCCTCGGCTCGCGCGTGCTGCCCGTGCAGAGCGGCCAGGGCACGCCGTTTCTCGATACCAGCTTCCTGGAATCGGAGAGCGGCGCCATGCATTCGGGCGGCAGGATCGCTTTTTCCGACAAGCAAAGCCGCTATGTGGGCTGGCAGGCCCTGAAAGCCTATCCGTTTACGGCCGTGGTCGGACTGTCGGATGGCGAAATGCTGCACCCCTACGAGGAAACGCGCACCATTTATATCGGCATCGCCCTGGCCGTCACCGTGCTGCTGCTGGCCTTTGCCGCCGTCGCCACCGTGCTGTCGTTGCGCCTGGCGTGGCGCCACCACCAGTCCGAAGGCGTGCGCAATGCCTACCGCATGGCTACCGAAGGCACGAGCGACGGCTTTTACATCATTGCCGCCCTGCGCGGCGAGGATGGCAGCATTCTCGATTTTGAGATCGTCGACTGCAACGAGCCGGGCGCTGGCTACTTTGGCGTGCGCCGCGAACAGCTGCTGGGCATGCGCTTGCAGTCGCGCGCCCACGAGCCGTATTTCCGCGACCTGATCCATAATTACCGGGCCGCCATGGTCTCCGGTTTTTCCGAGGAAGAGATCGAGCTGCCGGAAGGTAACCCCTTCAAGCTGCGCTGGATACGCCGGCGCCTGGTGCGTAGCGGAGACCGTCTGGCCGTCACCCTGCAAGACATCAGCACGGCCAAGGAGCACGAGCGCGATTTGCGCCGCCTGGCCAATGAAGATGGCTTGACGGGCTTGCCCAACCGCTACTGGCTGCAGCAATTCCTGCCCGGCGCCCTGGGGCGCGCCGCCATCGCGCGGCAGATGCTGGCGCTGCTGTTCATCGATCTCGACGGCTTCAAGGATATCAATGACACGCAGGGCCACGCCGAGGGCGACAAGGTGCTGCGCGCCGCCTCGCTGCGCCTGAAGGCCGTGCTGCGGCCGGGCGACCACGTGGTGCGCCTGGGCGGCGACGAATTCGTCGTCGTGCTCGACCCCGTGGAGGACGACAGTCGCGCCGAACAGGTGGCGCAGCGCATCGCCATCGCCTTCGACGAACCGTTTTACCTGGGCACCGAGCGCCACAAGATGGGCGCCTCGATCGGCATCAGCCTGTATCCGCGCGATGGGGCCGAGACGGAAGTGCTGCTGAAGAACGCCGATATCGCCATGTACGCCGTGAAGGTGGCGGGCAAAGGTCATCACCGCTTCTTCCAGCCGGAATTGTTCGAAACCATCCGCAACCGCCGCGAACTGGAGCAAAGCCTGGTGGCGGCGCTGGAGCAGGACCAGTTTCTCGTCGTCTACCAGCCGCGCGTCGACGCCATGAGCGGGCAGCTGTGCAGCATGGAAGCGCTGGTGCGCTGGCACCATCCGCAGCACGGCATGGTGCCGCCGCTGGAATTCATTCCCGTGGCCGAAAGCAGCGGCCTGATTTCGCAGCTGGGCGAAGTCGTCATCGAGAAGGTATGCCTGCAGATGGCGCGCTGGCAGGCCAGCGGACTGGAACTGGTACCCGTTTCCATCAACGTCTCGGCGCGCCAGTTCGGCCGTGGCGACGTGCACCAGGTGCTGGCGTCGGCGCTGACGCGCCACCGCATCGATGCGCGGCTGATCGAGGTGGAAATCACGGAATCGGCCATGATGGATGAACAGAACCGCGCCGTGGAGCAGTTGTCTGCCATCCGCGCGCTGGGCGTGCGCCTGCTGGTCGACGATTTCGGCACCGGCTATTCCTCGCTGTCGCAGCTGCAGAAGTTCGCCATGGATGGCTTGAAGATCGACCGCGCCTTCACCATGGAGCTGGGCCGTTCGGAGCAGGGCGAAGTGTTCGTGCGTGCCATCCTGTCGATGGCGCATGCGCTGGGCATGAGCGTGGTGGCCGAAGGGGTGGAGACGCGCGAGCAGCTTGACATCCTGCGCGCCCTGCAATGCAACGAGGTGCAGGGCTATTTCATCTCGCGCCCCGTACCCGCCGAACAGATGCTGTCGCTGATGCATCAACGCTTTCTGATACCGCTTCCAGCCCCTGCGTTGACATCGTAG
- the leuE gene encoding leucine efflux protein LeuE yields MNALFHANLGITDFWTFLLGTIFIVILPGPNSMYVLSVAAQRGVRPAYQGAFGIFAGDLILMVLSACGVASLLKASPALFYVVKYIGAAYLGWIGLQMLIGCWRKLRAPAPADGETPAVPSPVKESDPFRKALIISLMNPKAILFFISFFIQFVDPAFPNPVLSFIGLGLICQVISFSYLTAIIFVGARLAETFRRRRRLSAGMGGGVGAMFIGFGAKLATATL; encoded by the coding sequence ATGAACGCCTTATTCCACGCCAACCTGGGCATCACCGATTTCTGGACCTTTTTACTGGGGACCATCTTCATCGTCATCCTGCCCGGCCCCAATTCCATGTATGTGCTGTCGGTCGCCGCCCAGCGCGGCGTGCGGCCCGCCTACCAGGGCGCCTTCGGCATCTTCGCCGGCGACCTGATATTGATGGTGCTGTCGGCCTGCGGCGTTGCCTCCCTGCTGAAAGCCAGCCCGGCCCTGTTCTATGTGGTGAAATACATCGGCGCAGCTTACTTAGGCTGGATCGGCTTGCAGATGCTGATCGGCTGCTGGCGCAAGCTGCGCGCGCCTGCGCCGGCCGACGGCGAAACGCCTGCGGTACCAAGCCCCGTCAAGGAAAGCGACCCGTTCCGCAAGGCCCTGATCATCAGCCTGATGAACCCGAAAGCCATCTTGTTCTTCATTTCCTTCTTCATCCAGTTCGTCGACCCGGCCTTCCCGAACCCGGTACTATCCTTCATCGGCCTGGGCCTGATCTGCCAGGTGATCAGCTTTAGCTACCTGACGGCCATCATCTTTGTCGGCGCCCGCCTGGCCGAGACCTTCCGCCGCCGTCGCCGCCTGTCCGCCGGCATGGGCGGCGGCGTGGGCGCCATGTTCATCGGTTTTGGCGCGAAACTGGCCACGGCCACCCTTTAA
- a CDS encoding carotenoid 1,2-hydratase: MRRVFILLVALAMPALAAPPAFAPVTPLPAGQTLRMPHDFGAHPAYKTEWWYATGWVKTAGGEQLGYQVTFFRSATATDADNPSAFAPKQLIIGHAALSDPKVGKLLHDEKSAREGFGLAYAKVGDTDVKLGDWRMERQADGSYRVSLAARDFALQLTLAPTQPVLLQGEGGYSRKGARPAQSSYYYSEPQLATRGTIARAGGKPEAVTGTTWLDHEWSSQVLDTDASGWNWIGANLDDGGALMAFQIRSKTGAKLWAHATWRDASGKMTQFAPGEVDFTPTQLWRSPRTQAEYPVATEIRTGRTRWQIKPLQADQELDSRRSTGAVYWEGAVTVERDGQPVGRAYLEMTGYVQPMKL, from the coding sequence ATGCGCCGTGTTTTCATATTGTTGGTGGCACTTGCCATGCCGGCCCTGGCAGCGCCGCCCGCGTTCGCCCCAGTCACGCCGCTGCCGGCCGGCCAGACCCTGCGCATGCCGCACGACTTCGGCGCCCATCCCGCGTATAAAACGGAATGGTGGTACGCCACGGGCTGGGTAAAAACCGCCGGCGGCGAACAATTGGGCTACCAGGTGACCTTCTTTCGCAGCGCCACGGCGACCGATGCTGATAATCCCAGCGCGTTTGCGCCGAAACAGCTGATCATCGGCCATGCGGCCCTGTCCGACCCCAAGGTGGGCAAGCTGCTGCACGACGAGAAAAGCGCGCGCGAAGGCTTCGGCCTGGCCTACGCCAAGGTGGGCGACACGGACGTGAAACTCGGCGACTGGCGCATGGAGCGGCAAGCGGACGGCAGCTACCGGGTCAGCCTGGCCGCGCGCGATTTTGCACTGCAGCTGACTCTCGCCCCCACCCAGCCCGTGCTGCTGCAAGGCGAAGGCGGCTACTCGCGCAAGGGCGCCCGGCCCGCGCAATCGAGTTACTACTACAGCGAGCCGCAGCTTGCTACCCGTGGCACGATCGCGCGCGCGGGCGGCAAGCCCGAAGCCGTGACGGGCACCACCTGGCTCGATCACGAGTGGTCGAGCCAGGTGCTCGATACGGACGCCAGCGGCTGGAACTGGATAGGCGCCAACCTCGATGATGGCGGCGCACTGATGGCCTTCCAGATACGCAGCAAGACAGGTGCTAAACTATGGGCGCACGCGACATGGCGCGATGCGTCCGGTAAGATGACGCAGTTCGCCCCCGGTGAAGTCGATTTCACGCCCACGCAGCTGTGGCGCTCGCCCCGCACGCAAGCCGAATACCCGGTCGCCACCGAGATCCGCACTGGCCGCACGCGCTGGCAGATCAAGCCGCTGCAAGCGGACCAGGAGCTCGATTCGCGCCGCTCGACGGGCGCCGTATACTGGGAAGGCGCCGTGACGGTGGAGCGCGACGGCCAGCCGGTGGGCCGCGCCTACCTGGAAATGACGGGCTATGTGCAGCCGATGAAGTTATAA
- a CDS encoding ABC transporter transmembrane domain-containing protein — protein MTTSTETGSTSTATATPTLDTGSSRELKKGSLAAFKGLMPFLTPYRKQFFLAGIALVVAAASTLAIPAAFKQMIDLGFGGVAGSKSIQHVDLVFLALFGVASILALATAARFYTVSWLGERVTADIRSAVYRHVVTQSPAFFETTQTGEVLSRITTDTTLIQAVVGTSISMALRNVLLFLGGLVMLFVTSAKLAGIIIGLLILVVVPIIVFGRRVRKLSRDSQDRIADASAMAGEILNAMPTVQAFTHEKIESKRFGDSVEGAFMTAMRRIRARALLTMIAILLVFGTIVFVLWLGARAVLEGSMTGGDLGQFILYASIVAGAIGALSEVMGEAQRAAGATERLLELMAVKSEIESPATPLPLPARAATGAALSLDDVMFSYPSRPDTHALDHVSLDIRAGETVAVVGPSGAGKTTLFQLFLRFYDPQSGSIRLDGVDIKQLDLHTLRDAIGIVPQDTVIFSADAMENIRYGRAGASDEEVIAAAKMAAAHEFIERLPNGYKSFLGERGVRLSGGQRQRIAIARALLKNPPLLLLDEATSALDAESERLVQKALEAAMIGRTTVIIAHRLATVQRADRIIVMEDGKIVETGTHASLVALGGIYANLAALQFHHVQLN, from the coding sequence ATGACAACCAGCACAGAAACAGGCAGCACCAGTACAGCAACCGCTACACCAACTCTTGACACCGGCAGCAGCCGCGAACTGAAAAAAGGCAGCCTGGCCGCCTTCAAGGGTTTGATGCCCTTTTTGACGCCGTACCGCAAACAGTTCTTCCTGGCCGGTATCGCGCTGGTGGTGGCCGCCGCCTCGACCCTGGCCATTCCTGCCGCCTTCAAACAGATGATCGACCTTGGTTTCGGCGGCGTGGCCGGCTCCAAGAGCATCCAGCACGTCGACCTGGTGTTCCTCGCCCTGTTCGGCGTGGCGTCCATCCTGGCGCTGGCCACGGCCGCGCGCTTTTACACGGTGTCGTGGCTGGGCGAGCGCGTCACGGCCGACATCCGCAGCGCCGTGTACCGCCACGTCGTCACGCAAAGCCCCGCATTCTTTGAAACCACGCAGACGGGCGAAGTCCTGTCGCGCATCACCACCGACACGACCTTGATACAGGCCGTGGTCGGTACCAGCATCTCCATGGCGCTGCGCAATGTGCTGCTGTTCCTGGGCGGCCTGGTGATGCTGTTCGTCACCAGCGCCAAGCTGGCCGGCATCATCATCGGCCTCTTGATCCTCGTCGTCGTGCCCATCATCGTGTTTGGCCGCCGCGTGCGCAAGCTGTCGCGCGACTCGCAGGACCGCATCGCCGACGCCTCGGCCATGGCCGGCGAAATCCTCAACGCCATGCCCACCGTGCAGGCGTTTACGCACGAGAAAATCGAATCGAAGCGCTTCGGCGACTCCGTCGAAGGCGCTTTCATGACGGCCATGCGCCGCATCCGCGCCCGCGCCTTGCTCACCATGATCGCCATCCTGCTGGTCTTCGGCACCATCGTGTTCGTGCTGTGGCTGGGCGCGCGCGCCGTGCTGGAAGGCTCGATGACGGGCGGAGACTTAGGCCAGTTCATCCTGTACGCATCCATCGTGGCCGGCGCCATCGGCGCCTTGTCAGAGGTCATGGGCGAAGCGCAGCGTGCCGCCGGCGCCACCGAGCGCCTGCTGGAACTGATGGCCGTCAAATCGGAAATCGAATCGCCGGCCACGCCGCTGCCGCTGCCCGCGCGCGCCGCGACTGGCGCCGCACTGTCCCTGGACGATGTCATGTTCTCGTACCCGTCGCGCCCCGACACCCACGCGCTGGACCACGTCAGCCTCGACATCCGCGCCGGCGAAACGGTGGCCGTCGTGGGTCCGTCGGGTGCCGGCAAGACCACCCTGTTCCAGCTGTTCCTGCGTTTTTATGACCCGCAAAGCGGCAGCATCCGCCTCGACGGCGTGGACATCAAACAGCTCGACCTGCACACCCTGCGCGACGCCATCGGCATCGTGCCGCAGGATACCGTGATCTTCTCGGCCGACGCCATGGAAAACATCCGCTACGGCCGCGCCGGCGCCAGCGACGAGGAAGTCATCGCGGCCGCGAAGATGGCGGCTGCCCACGAATTTATCGAACGCCTGCCGAACGGCTATAAATCCTTCCTCGGCGAACGTGGTGTGCGCCTGTCCGGCGGCCAGCGTCAGCGCATCGCCATTGCCCGCGCCCTGCTGAAAAACCCGCCGCTGCTGCTGCTCGATGAAGCGACCAGCGCGCTGGATGCGGAATCGGAACGCCTGGTGCAAAAGGCGCTGGAAGCGGCCATGATCGGCCGCACCACCGTCATCATCGCGCACCGCCTGGCGACCGTCCAGCGGGCCGACCGCATCATCGTCATGGAAGACGGCAAGATCGTCGAGACGGGCACGCATGCCTCGCTCGTTGCCCTGGGCGGCATTTACGCCAATTTGGCGGCCCTGCAATTCCATCACGTACAACTCAACTAA
- a CDS encoding OmpP1/FadL family transporter: MKHKYLPLLIVAAFAGISSTAQASGYRFGSQSVSAQGTADASGAEAGDASTIFYNPAGLSRLEGTQFVGGGTLVVPHSTYTDAGSKPFYPGNRAPFSATKDYAPDAVFAPALYASKKINDQWTVGAGLFVPYGAKLDYGNDWYGRYAITNIKLEAIALNPSVSFKLDQHHSFGFGVTAEYMKAELGQGVDVPGSVAFLGKFAPTASQAFLANIAKTQGLAAAQAAGAALQGPIKDGHASMDGHDWGFGFNLGYLYQLNEGTRFGIAYRSSISHKLKGSTIWDFSQVTNNAAVNAFIAKASNKVNSEALVELRTPETLSINAFHQMDDRWALMGDVTWTRTSRLQNLDIQFPPTAEGAERIRQNWKDTYRVSLGTNYKYSENLMLRAGIAHDQAPVRSAELRHPALPDSDRMQYSIGANWKLNANSSIDLAYSYIDFKDAEVNYKNDCSPVMAGCTGNGETTKGLFKTRMQLIGLAYNYKF; encoded by the coding sequence TTGAAACATAAATATCTGCCCCTCCTGATCGTTGCCGCGTTCGCCGGCATTTCCTCCACCGCACAAGCATCGGGCTACCGTTTCGGCTCGCAAAGCGTTTCCGCCCAGGGCACGGCCGATGCCAGCGGCGCCGAAGCGGGCGACGCGTCGACCATTTTCTACAACCCGGCCGGCCTGTCGCGCCTGGAAGGCACGCAGTTTGTTGGCGGCGGCACTTTGGTGGTACCGCATTCGACCTACACGGATGCGGGTTCGAAGCCGTTCTACCCCGGCAATCGCGCGCCTTTCAGCGCCACCAAGGACTATGCGCCGGACGCCGTATTTGCGCCTGCGTTGTACGCCAGCAAGAAAATCAATGATCAGTGGACCGTCGGTGCCGGCCTGTTCGTGCCGTATGGCGCCAAGCTCGACTACGGCAACGACTGGTATGGCCGCTATGCGATCACCAATATCAAGCTCGAAGCGATCGCCCTGAATCCTTCCGTATCGTTCAAGCTGGACCAGCACCACTCGTTCGGTTTCGGCGTGACGGCCGAATATATGAAGGCTGAACTTGGCCAGGGCGTGGACGTGCCAGGTTCGGTTGCCTTCCTGGGTAAATTTGCGCCAACCGCATCGCAGGCATTCCTGGCCAATATCGCCAAGACGCAAGGCCTGGCTGCGGCGCAAGCCGCCGGCGCTGCGCTGCAGGGCCCGATCAAGGATGGCCACGCTTCGATGGACGGCCATGATTGGGGCTTTGGCTTCAACCTGGGCTATCTGTACCAGCTGAACGAAGGCACACGTTTCGGTATTGCCTACCGCTCGTCGATTTCGCACAAGCTCAAGGGCAGCACCATCTGGGACTTCTCGCAGGTGACGAACAACGCCGCCGTGAACGCTTTCATCGCCAAGGCCTCGAACAAGGTCAATTCGGAAGCGCTGGTGGAACTGCGTACGCCGGAAACCCTGTCGATCAACGCCTTCCATCAGATGGATGATCGTTGGGCCTTGATGGGCGATGTCACCTGGACCCGCACTTCGCGCCTGCAGAACCTGGACATCCAGTTCCCGCCGACGGCCGAAGGCGCTGAGCGCATCCGCCAGAACTGGAAAGACACTTACCGCGTCTCGCTGGGCACCAACTACAAGTACAGCGAGAACCTGATGTTGCGCGCCGGTATCGCCCATGACCAGGCGCCGGTACGCAGCGCCGAATTGCGCCATCCAGCCTTGCCGGACAGCGATCGCATGCAGTACTCGATCGGCGCGAACTGGAAGCTGAACGCCAATTCCTCGATCGACCTGGCTTACAGCTATATCGACTTCAAGGATGCTGAAGTCAACTACAAGAATGACTGCTCGCCGGTGATGGCTGGCTGCACCGGCAACGGTGAAACCACCAAGGGCCTGTTCAAGACCCGCATGCAGTTGATCGGTCTCGCTTATAACTACAAGTTCTAA
- a CDS encoding beta-eliminating lyase-related protein, with amino-acid sequence MTDLELRQRCHTVLPGHRQPTPGATFAAMAAWCDANDIAHDTYGEGALIEQFENKIASLLGFEAAVFCITGTMTQVTALRLACQDRGAPLVALHPTSHILRHERGNHELLEHFKGLMIGDPHRPWTVDDLRAVPDALGAVQVELPMREIGGQCPSWEDLSQIKQHCRDHNIHLHMDGARLWEAQAGFGQPLPAICDGFDSVYVSLYKGIGGLGGAVLAGSRSFVERAREWFRRQGGNIVHRTPYVVAAAMQFDARIAAMPQYFARTQWLYALLRDFPSIAVNPASPQANMLHLHLPVSRERALAIRKQMAEEHGIWLFGRASHAALPGHSVVEWYVGDQLLEMPDDTVRLALTLLDQAMRARQ; translated from the coding sequence TTGACCGACCTCGAACTGCGCCAGCGCTGCCACACCGTCCTGCCGGGCCACCGCCAGCCCACGCCAGGCGCCACCTTCGCCGCCATGGCCGCCTGGTGCGATGCCAACGACATCGCGCACGACACCTATGGCGAAGGCGCGCTGATCGAACAGTTCGAGAACAAGATCGCCAGCCTGCTCGGCTTCGAAGCGGCCGTGTTCTGCATCACGGGCACCATGACGCAGGTGACCGCCCTGCGCCTGGCGTGCCAGGACCGCGGCGCGCCGCTGGTCGCGCTGCATCCCACTTCGCACATCCTGCGCCACGAACGGGGCAACCACGAATTACTCGAGCACTTCAAGGGCTTGATGATCGGCGACCCGCACCGTCCGTGGACGGTGGACGATTTGCGCGCCGTACCCGATGCGCTGGGCGCCGTGCAGGTCGAACTGCCGATGCGCGAAATCGGCGGCCAGTGCCCTTCCTGGGAAGACTTGAGCCAGATCAAGCAGCACTGCCGCGACCACAACATTCATCTGCACATGGATGGCGCGCGCCTGTGGGAAGCGCAAGCGGGTTTTGGCCAGCCCCTGCCCGCCATCTGCGACGGCTTTGACTCCGTCTATGTCTCGCTGTACAAGGGCATCGGCGGCCTCGGTGGCGCCGTGCTGGCCGGCAGCCGATCGTTCGTCGAACGGGCGCGCGAATGGTTCCGCCGCCAGGGCGGCAATATCGTGCACCGCACGCCGTACGTGGTAGCCGCCGCCATGCAGTTCGACGCGCGCATCGCCGCCATGCCGCAGTATTTTGCACGCACGCAGTGGCTGTACGCGCTGCTGCGCGACTTTCCATCGATTGCCGTCAATCCCGCAAGCCCGCAAGCGAACATGCTGCACCTGCACTTGCCCGTCTCGCGCGAACGGGCCCTCGCCATCCGTAAGCAAATGGCCGAAGAGCACGGCATCTGGCTATTTGGCCGCGCCAGCCACGCAGCACTCCCCGGGCACAGCGTGGTGGAATGGTATGTGGGAGATCAGTTGCTGGAAATGCCCGACGACACCGTGCGGCTGGCCTTGACCCTGCTGGATCAGGCCATGCGCGCCAGGCAGTAA